Proteins found in one Leptospira neocaledonica genomic segment:
- a CDS encoding anti-sigma factor antagonist (This anti-anti-sigma factor, or anti-sigma factor antagonist, belongs to a family that includes characterized members SpoIIAA, RsbV, RsfA, and RsfB.) produces MILSAKLMRPAGSSAKSNTLLIRLNSPTGPVSAQRQPLVLGLALDRSWSMKGSKMDSVIQASSSLVNWLTRRDFLTAVAYAEDVQVIQPLVPLAEKNSVIHRLNSIQVGTSTNLSGGWLHVLRTLELHPIADGYKRVILLTDGNPTLGIKDPVQLIQIAADAYKKGISTTVIGFGNDFNEILLKEIAESGGGNFYYVETPEETGDIFFKEFGDIGTLYAQSIELKVNFPKGIDYLDLVSEVSSYQEPDPEETGRTKTLVLEVGDMRADDVKSLVVQLRPTKKETPPNINISASYYELTDGAKLEQKTIDIPLDWNDDSAKEDADVVVEATIAKTGKGLRKAGTLLKEGYTDESIALLNDLIKEINEKEELAPEVLQTLGFRVSSLKNRILENSPTAAKHLVASASELQYGAMENFPDDGVEYHDQIFAYRTNEDIDLYRCPEIKTAIQEKMKEGYRYIVFNLAKSSYIDSSAIGMLIQVAGWLRKRGGELIVSNLRSSVKKVFSITRLESHIRASETEEEAQSLLKAWIESKAV; encoded by the coding sequence ATGATTCTTTCGGCCAAATTGATGAGACCGGCCGGTTCTTCCGCAAAGTCCAACACTCTACTTATACGTTTAAATTCTCCTACGGGACCCGTCTCCGCTCAAAGGCAACCTTTAGTTTTAGGCCTAGCTTTGGACAGAAGTTGGTCCATGAAGGGAAGCAAGATGGATTCTGTGATCCAGGCTTCTTCTTCGTTAGTCAATTGGTTGACCCGTCGTGATTTTTTAACTGCAGTTGCTTACGCAGAAGACGTACAGGTCATCCAACCTCTTGTTCCTCTGGCCGAAAAAAATTCAGTTATTCATAGATTGAATTCTATCCAAGTAGGTACTTCTACCAACCTAAGTGGTGGATGGCTTCATGTTCTAAGAACCTTGGAATTACATCCGATCGCTGACGGTTATAAAAGGGTCATTCTTCTTACCGATGGAAATCCAACATTGGGGATCAAGGATCCGGTGCAGTTGATCCAGATCGCAGCTGATGCATATAAAAAAGGGATCAGCACAACCGTAATCGGTTTCGGTAATGATTTTAACGAAATACTTTTAAAAGAGATCGCAGAATCCGGAGGAGGAAATTTCTACTATGTGGAAACTCCTGAAGAAACCGGAGATATCTTCTTCAAAGAGTTTGGAGATATCGGGACCTTATACGCTCAATCCATAGAACTGAAGGTGAATTTCCCGAAAGGAATAGATTATTTGGATCTAGTATCAGAAGTTTCTTCTTACCAAGAACCTGACCCGGAAGAGACAGGACGCACCAAAACATTAGTGTTAGAAGTCGGAGATATGAGAGCCGACGACGTAAAAAGTCTTGTAGTCCAACTTCGCCCAACTAAAAAAGAAACTCCTCCAAATATTAATATTTCTGCAAGTTACTACGAATTAACCGACGGCGCTAAACTTGAACAGAAAACGATAGATATTCCTTTGGATTGGAACGACGACTCTGCTAAGGAAGATGCAGACGTAGTGGTAGAAGCTACAATCGCTAAAACTGGAAAAGGATTGAGAAAGGCCGGAACACTTTTGAAAGAAGGTTATACGGACGAATCTATCGCTCTCTTAAATGATCTGATCAAAGAAATCAACGAAAAGGAAGAACTCGCTCCTGAAGTTCTACAAACTCTTGGTTTTAGAGTAAGTTCTTTGAAAAATCGGATCTTGGAAAATTCTCCTACTGCTGCAAAACATTTGGTCGCTTCAGCTTCCGAACTTCAGTACGGAGCGATGGAAAATTTTCCGGACGATGGGGTGGAATACCACGATCAGATTTTTGCCTATCGTACAAATGAAGATATAGATCTTTATAGATGCCCAGAGATCAAAACCGCTATCCAAGAAAAGATGAAAGAAGGTTACAGATACATTGTATTCAATCTGGCTAAATCCTCTTACATAGATTCTTCCGCGATCGGTATGTTAATACAGGTCGCAGGCTGGCTTAGAAAAAGAGGCGGAGAATTGATCGTAAGTAATCTAAGATCTTCCGTTAAAAAAGTATTCTCGATTACTCGATTGGAATCTCATATCCGTGCTTCCGAAACGGAAGAAGAGGCCCAAAGTTTATTGAAGGCATGGATAGAAAGTAAGGCGGTTTAG
- a CDS encoding transcriptional coactivator p15/PC4 family protein encodes MSVVRDIDKGKGEIIRVEISEFKGNKYLNLRVWYTDSEGEYKPTQKGIAIPVGLYSEVKDAVLAAESLLS; translated from the coding sequence ATGAGCGTAGTTCGAGATATCGATAAAGGTAAAGGCGAGATCATCCGAGTTGAAATTTCAGAATTTAAAGGAAATAAATATCTAAACCTAAGAGTTTGGTACACAGACAGCGAAGGTGAATACAAACCTACCCAAAAAGGGATCGCGATCCCGGTTGGACTGTATTCAGAAGTAAAAGACGCAGTACTTGCGGCGGAAAGCTTATTAAGCTAA
- a CDS encoding ferredoxin-NADP reductase: protein MKPVREPQINIFKKSSPLKAKVISNVLLTPEAGKGKRPKKEGESLIHRITLAIDHSQYPYLIGQSGGIIPPGEDPEKKAKGLADAAYTVRLYSIASPSYSFGMKEDTIEFIIKRDNVYDADGNVQFKGVCSNYVCDLKEGDEVVMTGPSGKKFLLPNTDFSGDIMFLATGTGIAPFVGMSEELLEHKLINFTGNVTLVYGAPYSDELVMMDYLRGLEKKFPNFKLVTAISREENNPFDGGRMYISHRVKMLEAEVKKVLSSGGRFYICGGPKGMEKGVIEEIQKIDGNSGTYEEFKHHLEGAHQLFVETY, encoded by the coding sequence ATGAAGCCCGTTAGAGAGCCGCAAATCAATATATTCAAAAAATCAAGCCCGCTGAAAGCTAAGGTTATCAGCAATGTACTTCTTACTCCAGAAGCTGGAAAAGGTAAAAGACCTAAAAAAGAAGGCGAGTCCTTAATTCATAGAATCACTCTAGCTATTGATCATAGCCAGTATCCTTATTTAATCGGACAATCCGGTGGTATCATTCCTCCGGGCGAAGATCCCGAGAAAAAAGCAAAAGGTTTAGCGGACGCTGCTTATACAGTGCGCTTATATTCCATCGCTTCTCCTAGTTACTCTTTCGGAATGAAAGAAGATACAATCGAATTCATTATCAAAAGAGATAATGTTTACGATGCAGATGGAAACGTTCAGTTTAAAGGAGTTTGCTCCAACTACGTTTGCGATCTTAAAGAAGGTGACGAAGTCGTAATGACTGGACCTTCCGGAAAAAAATTCCTTCTTCCAAACACTGATTTCTCCGGAGACATCATGTTCCTTGCAACCGGAACAGGTATCGCTCCATTTGTTGGAATGAGCGAAGAACTTCTTGAACACAAACTCATTAACTTCACAGGTAATGTAACTCTTGTATACGGAGCACCTTACTCTGATGAATTAGTAATGATGGATTACCTAAGAGGATTAGAGAAGAAGTTCCCTAATTTCAAATTAGTAACCGCTATCTCCAGAGAGGAAAACAATCCTTTCGACGGAGGAAGAATGTATATCTCTCACAGAGTTAAAATGTTAGAAGCAGAGGTGAAAAAAGTTCTCTCTTCCGGCGGACGTTTCTATATCTGCGGCGGTCCGAAAGGAATGGAAAAAGGAGTGATCGAAGAAATCCAAAAGATCGATGGAAACTCCGGAACTTATGAAGAATTCAAACATCATCTGGAAGGCGCTCACCAACTATTCGTGGAAACCTACTGA
- the lpxD gene encoding UDP-3-O-(3-hydroxymyristoyl)glucosamine N-acyltransferase — translation MARYTLEELASKISGAKIENCADPKKVQVESVSPVNPGVTNSISFLANKKMLNEAKKTASSIVLTTSEFAKELEVPCLVVDKPDLILAQVLDLIYPPHTFENKVEPNAFVHPKAKIGKNCYIGNFVSVGEAAEIGDNSILEDGVRIGRGARIGEGSHIGPNNVIHHGVIIGKRFRSFGNCTVGGDGFRFVFANGKHNKIPQVGTVIVGDDVEMGSNSAIDRGGLENTIIGDGCKFDNLVHIGHNCVLGKNVVIAGYTGIAGSTTIGDNVTIGGGCGVADHIGIPSGTIVGGGTSVRNTLAKPDIYVGWDYGLTFPEFQKLRVNIKNVVNFQKWARRIKALESKLGISSDE, via the coding sequence ATGGCTAGATATACCTTGGAAGAACTGGCTTCCAAAATTTCCGGAGCAAAAATAGAAAATTGCGCGGACCCCAAAAAAGTTCAGGTGGAATCTGTTTCTCCGGTGAATCCGGGAGTTACGAACAGTATTAGTTTTCTCGCAAATAAGAAGATGTTAAACGAGGCAAAGAAAACAGCCTCTAGTATTGTACTAACTACTTCTGAGTTCGCAAAAGAATTAGAAGTGCCTTGTTTGGTTGTAGATAAACCGGATCTGATTCTCGCCCAGGTTTTGGATCTGATTTATCCTCCACATACCTTTGAAAACAAAGTAGAACCGAATGCATTTGTTCATCCTAAAGCGAAAATCGGTAAAAATTGTTATATAGGGAATTTTGTATCCGTAGGCGAAGCTGCTGAGATTGGAGATAACTCTATCTTAGAAGACGGAGTTCGCATTGGAAGAGGAGCAAGAATCGGAGAAGGTTCTCATATAGGACCGAATAACGTGATCCACCACGGAGTCATCATTGGAAAAAGATTCAGGTCTTTCGGAAATTGTACTGTAGGTGGAGATGGATTCAGATTCGTGTTTGCAAACGGAAAACACAATAAGATTCCTCAAGTCGGGACAGTGATCGTTGGAGACGATGTAGAAATGGGTTCGAATAGTGCAATCGATAGAGGCGGTTTGGAAAATACCATCATTGGAGATGGATGTAAATTTGATAACCTAGTTCATATCGGGCATAATTGTGTATTAGGAAAAAATGTAGTTATTGCGGGTTACACAGGTATTGCGGGCTCCACAACAATAGGAGATAACGTTACCATCGGTGGAGGTTGCGGGGTTGCGGATCATATCGGCATTCCAAGTGGAACCATCGTGGGTGGAGGGACTTCTGTCCGAAACACTCTTGCTAAGCCTGATATTTATGTGGGCTGGGATTACGGGCTGACTTTCCCTGAATTCCAAAAACTCAGAGTGAATATCAAAAACGTTGTGAACTTCCAAAAATGGGCCAGAAGAATAAAGGCTCTGGAATCCAAATTAGGTATTAGCTCCGACGAGTGA
- a CDS encoding multidrug effflux MFS transporter codes for MSKSNGTLILILGALTAIAPFSIDMYLPGMNEIAKDLGAPISDVQLTLTSFFFGISFGQLFYGPIIDRFGRKIPLLVGLVLYITSSLACGFSNSVNVLIFFRFLQSLGACAGMVIPRAVVRDVFSPHEGAKVFSQIILVMGIAPILAPTVGGLLLQFASWNWIFFTLTGISSLMLFGSILTFQDSKGGDSSISLKIAPVIKEYIEVFSNPIFKTYVLSSGFSAAVMFAYIAGSPFVFMVLNGLSQTDYSYLFGFNAFGLILSSQINRILLKKLEAATIVKYVGFSYLILCSLLVIFEVLGLGFIPMLVLIFFLVSAFGLIVPNASALAMAPFSKNAGSASALMGALQMVFGAVSTAAVSILHDGTAYPMITVMSMSGVMSLACLFFLGKTHKRIKES; via the coding sequence GTGAGCAAATCTAATGGCACTTTAATCCTAATACTCGGGGCATTAACAGCAATTGCACCTTTTTCGATCGATATGTACCTTCCGGGTATGAATGAGATCGCAAAAGATCTTGGGGCTCCCATCTCAGATGTGCAACTAACGTTAACCAGTTTCTTTTTTGGAATTTCTTTCGGGCAATTATTTTACGGGCCGATCATAGATCGTTTCGGTCGCAAGATTCCTCTTTTAGTAGGTCTGGTTCTATACATTACTAGCTCTTTGGCATGCGGATTTTCGAATTCAGTGAATGTATTAATATTCTTCCGCTTTCTTCAATCCTTAGGAGCTTGCGCAGGAATGGTCATCCCAAGAGCAGTTGTAAGAGACGTGTTCTCTCCTCATGAAGGGGCCAAAGTTTTTTCTCAGATCATTTTAGTGATGGGGATCGCACCGATATTAGCGCCAACTGTAGGAGGACTTCTTCTTCAATTCGCTAGTTGGAATTGGATCTTTTTTACTTTGACCGGAATTTCTTCCTTAATGCTTTTTGGATCGATACTGACTTTTCAAGACAGTAAAGGAGGAGATTCATCGATTTCTCTAAAGATAGCTCCGGTGATCAAAGAATATATTGAAGTATTTTCCAATCCGATCTTCAAAACATATGTGCTTAGTTCGGGATTTTCTGCGGCCGTCATGTTTGCTTATATAGCCGGTTCTCCATTTGTATTTATGGTTTTGAACGGGTTATCCCAAACAGATTACAGTTATCTTTTCGGATTTAATGCTTTCGGCTTGATCCTCTCTAGTCAGATCAATCGAATCCTTCTCAAAAAATTGGAAGCAGCAACTATTGTAAAATACGTTGGCTTTTCTTATCTAATACTTTGCTCCTTACTCGTGATCTTCGAAGTTCTAGGTTTAGGATTTATTCCAATGCTCGTCTTGATTTTCTTCCTTGTGAGCGCGTTCGGGCTAATCGTTCCAAATGCTTCTGCACTTGCGATGGCTCCTTTTTCTAAAAACGCAGGAAGTGCATCCGCTTTGATGGGTGCATTACAGATGGTATTCGGAGCGGTTTCCACAGCAGCAGTTAGCATTCTTCATGACGGAACTGCTTATCCAATGATCACAGTGATGTCCATGTCCGGAGTTATGTCTTTGGCTTGTTTGTTCTTCTTGGGAAAAACCCATAAAAGAATTAAGGAATCTTAA
- a CDS encoding long-chain fatty acid--CoA ligase, giving the protein MRSTMMDYPLVLPSILKRAKEVHPHKEIVTKWHDNSIQRLTYGEFYKRTIRLMSALRKAGVKPGDAIATFCLNHSVHLELYFAIPSIRAVLHTINIRLFPEQLTYIINEAKDKFIFVDKSLALAIEKNLSQIHGVQKFIIIDDKENVPFPNLPNAISYEDFLKTGDEIENFEPIDEFEAAGICYTSGTTGNPKGVVYSHRSTYLHSMSICMGDALCIREAETVLPVVPMFHVNSWGIPFASVMTGCKLVFPGKHLLGAGLAELLESEEVTLTAGVPTVWNVLYQHLKKTKYNLKLHTMVVGGSAAPRGLIEGFEKDFGISILHAWGMTETSPVGTVSHLRGFMKDWNGNKRYSYRAKQGVPVPGVEIRAIDDNGKDVPKDGKTPGELLVRGPWIAASYKSGESSESFTSDGWFRTGDVVVLDEFGYMQITDRKKDLIKTRGEWISSVDMENLVMADPNVLEAAVVGRKDPVRDEAPVIFVVPVEGKEVDPKGIHDRLKENFAHWQLPKLDDIRSVSAIPKTSVGKFDKKILRKELEE; this is encoded by the coding sequence ATGCGTTCTACGATGATGGATTATCCATTGGTTTTACCTTCCATTTTAAAAAGAGCAAAAGAGGTTCATCCTCATAAAGAAATCGTAACTAAATGGCATGATAATTCCATTCAAAGACTGACTTACGGGGAGTTTTACAAAAGGACGATTCGTTTGATGAGCGCATTACGAAAAGCTGGTGTAAAACCTGGAGACGCGATCGCCACTTTCTGCTTAAACCATTCCGTTCACTTGGAATTGTATTTTGCGATCCCGAGTATTCGCGCGGTTCTTCATACGATCAATATTCGATTATTTCCAGAGCAGCTTACATACATCATCAATGAAGCTAAGGACAAATTTATCTTTGTAGATAAATCCTTAGCCCTCGCGATCGAAAAAAATTTAAGCCAAATCCATGGTGTGCAAAAGTTTATCATCATAGATGATAAAGAAAATGTTCCATTTCCGAATCTTCCCAATGCGATCTCCTATGAGGACTTTTTGAAAACAGGAGACGAGATAGAAAATTTCGAGCCTATAGATGAGTTCGAAGCTGCGGGGATTTGTTATACTTCCGGAACAACTGGAAATCCGAAAGGGGTGGTTTATTCTCATAGATCCACTTACTTACACTCCATGTCTATCTGTATGGGAGATGCATTATGTATACGAGAAGCTGAAACTGTTCTTCCTGTCGTTCCTATGTTCCATGTAAATTCTTGGGGGATACCTTTCGCGTCTGTAATGACCGGATGTAAATTAGTATTTCCCGGAAAACATCTCCTAGGGGCCGGACTAGCAGAGTTATTGGAGTCAGAAGAAGTTACACTGACTGCAGGAGTTCCCACCGTTTGGAATGTTCTCTACCAACACTTAAAGAAAACGAAATATAATCTAAAACTTCATACGATGGTAGTAGGAGGTTCCGCGGCACCCCGCGGTCTGATCGAAGGTTTTGAAAAAGATTTTGGGATCTCCATTCTCCATGCATGGGGAATGACGGAAACTTCTCCCGTTGGTACTGTATCTCATCTTCGCGGTTTTATGAAAGATTGGAATGGCAATAAAAGATATTCTTATAGAGCCAAACAAGGTGTACCCGTTCCGGGAGTGGAGATCCGAGCAATCGATGATAACGGTAAAGATGTTCCTAAAGACGGAAAAACTCCCGGAGAACTTCTAGTAAGAGGACCTTGGATTGCCGCTTCTTATAAGAGCGGAGAATCTTCTGAATCTTTTACTTCCGATGGTTGGTTCCGCACTGGAGATGTAGTCGTTCTAGATGAATTCGGTTACATGCAAATCACAGATCGCAAAAAGGATTTGATCAAGACTAGAGGAGAATGGATCTCTTCCGTCGATATGGAAAATTTAGTCATGGCTGATCCTAACGTATTAGAAGCTGCAGTCGTTGGAAGGAAGGATCCTGTCAGAGACGAGGCTCCGGTTATTTTTGTAGTTCCTGTCGAAGGTAAAGAAGTGGATCCAAAAGGAATTCATGATCGACTTAAGGAAAATTTTGCTCACTGGCAATTACCGAAGCTAGATGATATTCGGTCGGTTTCTGCGATCCCAAAAACCAGTGTAGGTAAGTTTGATAAGAAAATTCTAAGAAAAGAATTAGAAGAATAG
- a CDS encoding DUF433 domain-containing protein has translation MATTANQSEFSYLGKGIYSVSEASRLSNVSPQRIFRWVRGYNYGSALLKIRMEPIWNRDYTVIEKHYSLSFQDLIEIRFINAFRTYGISWRTIRAAAIRAAQILEISHPFSTKRFYTDRKTILLRVAKESENIELIDLAENQYAIDEILTPHLYEGLDFSELDVAQRWWPIGRQKHVVIDPNRNFGKPIVENYNIPTETIFSLYKNNPSSKSIADWFEIEEEYIKHAIEFEKSIA, from the coding sequence ATGGCAACTACTGCTAATCAATCTGAGTTCTCATACTTAGGAAAAGGGATATATTCCGTTTCCGAGGCCTCCCGCTTATCTAATGTTAGCCCACAAAGGATTTTTAGATGGGTTCGAGGATATAATTATGGAAGCGCCCTCTTAAAAATTAGAATGGAACCTATTTGGAATCGTGATTATACTGTAATTGAAAAACATTATTCTCTCAGTTTCCAAGATCTGATTGAGATTAGATTTATTAATGCATTTCGTACCTATGGGATTAGTTGGAGAACGATTAGAGCTGCCGCAATTAGAGCCGCACAAATTTTAGAAATCAGTCACCCTTTCTCGACAAAGCGATTTTACACTGATAGAAAAACAATTCTTCTAAGAGTCGCTAAAGAATCGGAAAATATTGAATTAATTGATCTTGCTGAAAATCAATACGCAATAGATGAGATTTTGACTCCTCACTTGTATGAAGGGTTAGATTTTTCGGAACTTGATGTTGCACAAAGATGGTGGCCGATTGGAAGGCAAAAACATGTAGTAATCGATCCAAATAGAAATTTCGGTAAACCGATAGTAGAGAATTATAATATTCCAACTGAAACTATTTTTTCTTTATATAAAAATAATCCTTCTTCAAAATCTATCGCCGATTGGTTCGAGATCGAAGAAGAATACATTAAACATGCAATAGAATTTGAGAAGAGTATCGCTTAA
- the hisB gene encoding imidazoleglycerol-phosphate dehydratase HisB: MKEERKTSETDIKLSLNIRGTGNYKFDTQIPFFEHMLSHVSKHGLLDIDLWLRGDIEIDCHHSVEDTAILLGGTLHKQLGDKAGIRRYGHYTLPMDEVLTTVAVDLGGRYYYKYTGPELVGKFGIYDAELSLEFLQKFALNAKMNLHVHVHYGENRHHIHESIFKAFGKALRMAIEIDPAAGGAIPSTKGVLE; the protein is encoded by the coding sequence ATGAAAGAAGAACGCAAAACATCGGAGACCGACATAAAGCTCTCCCTGAATATTCGGGGCACGGGAAATTATAAATTCGATACTCAAATTCCGTTCTTCGAGCATATGCTCTCCCATGTTTCTAAACATGGTCTTCTGGATATAGACCTTTGGTTGCGAGGCGACATAGAAATCGATTGTCATCATAGCGTTGAGGACACCGCCATTCTTCTCGGTGGGACTCTTCACAAACAATTGGGAGACAAAGCAGGGATCAGAAGATACGGTCATTATACTCTTCCTATGGACGAAGTTCTTACCACTGTTGCCGTGGATTTGGGTGGTAGGTATTATTATAAGTACACCGGCCCGGAACTCGTGGGTAAGTTTGGAATTTACGATGCAGAGCTTTCGTTGGAATTCCTACAGAAGTTTGCTTTGAATGCAAAGATGAACCTTCACGTTCATGTTCATTACGGAGAAAATCGTCATCATATCCATGAATCTATTTTTAAAGCCTTCGGTAAGGCTTTAAGAATGGCGATCGAGATTGATCCAGCTGCTGGCGGCGCAATTCCTTCCACCAAGGGTGTTTTGGAATGA
- the hisH gene encoding imidazole glycerol phosphate synthase subunit HisH — MIAVLDYGMGNIHSCLKAISLFTKDFSYTKEPSVLKEADAIILPGDGHFDKAMRNLNESGLRTFVDDHVKAEKPLFGICIGFQILFEDSDEVVSGNKNQTVPGLAYVKGKIRKFKGKNYKVPHIGWNKLYKRNPSKSNLLKNLEDESFAYFIHSYRPVGVESSAITGFCDYYGEKFPAVVEKGNVFGTQFHPEKSYSFGLKILENFIRSL, encoded by the coding sequence ATGATAGCCGTTCTTGATTATGGAATGGGGAATATTCACTCCTGCTTAAAAGCGATCTCCCTCTTTACTAAAGATTTTTCTTATACGAAGGAACCTTCTGTTTTGAAAGAGGCGGATGCGATCATTCTTCCTGGCGACGGTCACTTTGATAAGGCAATGAGAAATCTGAACGAATCCGGTTTAAGGACCTTCGTGGATGATCACGTGAAGGCAGAAAAACCTTTATTCGGGATTTGTATCGGTTTCCAAATTTTATTCGAAGATTCTGACGAGGTTGTTTCGGGAAATAAGAACCAAACCGTTCCCGGATTGGCTTATGTCAAAGGTAAGATCCGAAAGTTTAAGGGGAAAAACTATAAGGTCCCTCATATTGGTTGGAATAAATTATATAAAAGAAATCCTTCTAAAAGCAATTTATTGAAAAATTTGGAAGACGAATCCTTCGCATATTTTATACACTCCTACCGTCCCGTTGGAGTGGAGAGTTCCGCGATCACTGGCTTTTGCGATTATTATGGGGAGAAGTTCCCCGCAGTGGTCGAAAAAGGAAACGTTTTCGGAACACAATTCCATCCTGAAAAATCCTATTCCTTCGGTCTAAAGATTCTGGAGAATTTTATTCGGTCCTTATGA
- the hisA gene encoding 1-(5-phosphoribosyl)-5-[(5-phosphoribosylamino)methylideneamino]imidazole-4-carboxamide isomerase yields MILIPAIDLLDNCAVRLFKGKYEEKTIYSTEPWKLAEGFERNGATLLHLVDLNGARNQIGINTESISKIRKSSKLKIQLGGGIRDKEKLEYYDSIGIDRFILGTAAVNNPELLDFALKKYGEDRIVVAVDARDGIVKIAGWEVDSGVKYMDLLEKMQQAGIRNIIFTDIAQDGTLAGPNLNAYKEILSRYNFQVIASGGISSLKDIMALSALGTSVPMYGVITGKALYEGKIDLAEAITSLGSD; encoded by the coding sequence ATGATTTTAATTCCTGCCATCGATTTGTTGGATAATTGTGCTGTCAGATTATTCAAAGGTAAATACGAAGAAAAAACAATCTACTCCACCGAACCTTGGAAACTTGCCGAAGGTTTCGAAAGAAACGGTGCCACCCTTTTACATCTTGTGGATTTAAACGGTGCAAGAAACCAGATCGGAATCAATACTGAATCTATTTCAAAAATTCGTAAATCTTCTAAACTGAAGATCCAACTAGGCGGAGGAATCCGAGATAAGGAGAAGTTGGAATATTACGATTCTATAGGTATTGATCGTTTTATTCTAGGAACTGCTGCGGTTAATAATCCGGAACTTCTGGACTTTGCTTTGAAAAAGTACGGAGAAGATAGAATCGTTGTAGCAGTAGATGCCAGAGACGGTATCGTCAAAATTGCAGGTTGGGAAGTAGACTCGGGTGTGAAGTATATGGACCTTCTGGAAAAAATGCAACAAGCAGGGATCCGTAATATTATTTTCACGGATATCGCCCAAGATGGAACTTTGGCGGGTCCAAACCTTAACGCATATAAGGAAATTTTAAGCAGATATAATTTTCAAGTAATCGCCTCCGGCGGTATTTCTTCTTTGAAAGATATCATGGCATTATCCGCATTGGGGACTTCTGTTCCGATGTATGGTGTGATTACTGGAAAAGCTTTATACGAAGGTAAAATAGATCTGGCCGAAGCTATCACTAGCCTGGGCTCCGATTAA
- a CDS encoding thioredoxin domain-containing protein, protein MKKLSPSSILAVISGIAAFISFLLIRKYFGGETADGLAQSLCDAVSESGSCSKVSESSISALRDVPWLGDLPIALFGFAFYGFVTYLFVRSEKSPENKEGYLLLSFYILLVGLVIDLGLFSASVFYIDAICGLCAATWISTLILVAGTFFQIKDYQDKSLKKAFGILQVEGLNSYIVVLLFLAAGQIGGKSFHDSLVDGDHTGVAQIQKQLSDYEKAQPVSIDLQGSSIQGDPNAPITIVKFADFNCGHCMDTSHILKRVLRDYPGLVKIVYKNFPLDANCNRLVQSPRPDASSCVAASAAICADKQNKFPAVYEGLYRNTENRIAHSPASVLSLAQQEGLDMNQFRACLSSPAVRNQINKEVDDAAKVEIHSTPSLFINNKPIQSGTPKEAFLRALIESLIKKV, encoded by the coding sequence ATGAAAAAACTGTCCCCTAGCTCTATCCTTGCCGTAATTTCCGGTATCGCGGCTTTTATCTCGTTCTTATTGATTCGAAAATATTTCGGCGGAGAAACTGCAGACGGACTTGCACAATCTCTTTGTGATGCAGTTAGTGAATCAGGTTCTTGTTCGAAAGTTTCCGAAAGTAGCATTTCTGCGCTTAGAGACGTTCCTTGGTTAGGAGATCTTCCGATTGCACTTTTCGGATTTGCATTTTACGGATTTGTTACATATCTTTTTGTCCGATCTGAGAAAAGTCCTGAAAACAAAGAAGGATACCTTCTTCTTTCCTTCTATATTTTGCTAGTTGGATTGGTGATAGACCTCGGATTATTTTCCGCTTCCGTCTTCTATATAGATGCGATTTGTGGACTCTGTGCAGCCACTTGGATCTCAACTTTGATCTTGGTTGCAGGGACCTTCTTCCAAATTAAAGACTATCAGGACAAGTCCTTGAAAAAAGCATTTGGGATCTTACAAGTAGAAGGTTTAAATTCTTATATAGTTGTCTTATTATTTTTAGCGGCCGGTCAGATCGGAGGAAAATCCTTCCATGATTCTTTAGTAGATGGAGATCATACAGGTGTCGCTCAAATCCAAAAACAATTGTCGGATTACGAAAAAGCGCAACCGGTTTCCATTGATCTACAAGGCTCTTCTATACAAGGAGATCCTAATGCTCCTATCACAATCGTAAAGTTTGCTGATTTCAATTGTGGTCATTGTATGGATACTTCTCATATCTTAAAAAGAGTTTTGAGAGATTATCCAGGACTAGTAAAGATCGTTTACAAAAATTTCCCACTCGATGCGAATTGTAACCGATTGGTACAATCTCCTCGTCCGGATGCGAGTTCCTGTGTAGCTGCTTCTGCTGCGATTTGTGCTGATAAGCAGAATAAATTCCCTGCGGTTTACGAAGGGCTTTATAGAAATACTGAAAATCGTATTGCTCATTCTCCTGCTTCCGTATTAAGTTTAGCTCAACAAGAAGGATTGGATATGAATCAGTTCCGCGCTTGTTTGTCTTCTCCTGCAGTTCGTAATCAGATCAATAAAGAGGTGGATGATGCTGCTAAGGTAGAGATCCACAGTACACCTAGTTTATTTATTAATAATAAACCGATCCAAAGTGGAACTCCTAAAGAGGCGTTCTTAAGAGCTTTGATCGAAAGTTTAATTAAGAAGGTTTGA